Below is a window of Accipiter gentilis chromosome 31, bAccGen1.1, whole genome shotgun sequence DNA.
GTATTACTATTATTTGTAACTCCAGCAAAGAAAGAGAACAATTTCAGATGGCTAAAAAGTTCAAGAGGAATCTAAATTCAGCGTGACAATCTGTGCACGTAAAGAACCAGATCTGGTGGACCTGCGTGCCCTTTTTTTGACCTCAGAACACATCGCCCTGCGGTCAACACGGGGACACTATAGTCTTCCCTTGCAGTGTATTTATCCCACCAAAAGTCTTGTTGTAAATTCGGTCTAGGCTGTCACTCTGAAGCTGTGGCTGTGCAGACGCTCAGTCCGCGGGAAGTTTGAAGTCCCACTGTAAAAACTGAAAAGTGAAAGGCTGGGGGGGGAAATATATATTCTATGAGGATGCATTTTCTTACTGTGTCTGAAATGCAGAATGCCCAGTTTTTCTAAGAAAGGCTCAAATACCATTTGTGATTTTGAAGGGGAAATACTCCCTTCCAACTGGATTCTTTCTGCAGGCTGGCTGTCTGAATGTCACTGTCGTAATGGAGATTGACCTGTCACGTCTTCCCGCTTCCTAAAATGTGCAGGTAGTGAAGGTGTAAAATgatttcttctctgaaatatctttttttttctgcgcAATGTTTATTCTTTGGCTGAAGCAGCTTGGAATTCATCTGACGTAAACATACTACACAGACAGAGCAATCTTGTTCTTTGTATCATATTTGGTAGAGTTGGACTTGTCAAATTCTAGACTCACTTAAAGATTCAGTGTTACTTCAGCATCTTCCAGATTATTCCAAGTAACCCAAAACTCATCACTGCAGGACAGGGCtattctactggaaaaaaaacccaaataaatgacAATGTCTAATAGTTAAAGGAACACAGTTCTCCTAGATGTAACTGGATGTTACAGTCTTACCAGTCGTTTTTATTAAGTTATATACATACAGAAGTTGTAAGTGGTACAATAAAATCTGTGAGCTAGGGGACAGACTTCACTTGTTTTGCAGTCATTGATTTGTCAACTAAAAAAATCTGACTGGGCTGACCAGTACGAAAAACCAGTGCATTGGGGTACAGGTAATTTTAATACGCTTCTATAATTTATACATCCTGTACAAGAGAGATTGAGAATTATATTACTTGCTAGTATGTCAAagtatggatttctttttctagCTATCTAATTATTTCTCAGTATCCAAGATTTAGTATCATACATCAATTATTATGGTTTGAAGAGTGACAGAAAATGTTGTTTTGATCCTATACTTATTTTCTTTGAAGGCACAGCTGCTCAGTTTAGAGGAAACGTGTTTTGTACAAATACTTGCATGAAGGCAGCAGCCTACCATAGCCATGGAATATTAAGCTATGTACGTCGAGATGATCCTCCTCTCCTTCACGCGCCGAGAGTGGTACCTTGATTTTTAGCTATATGGGTCATCTTTCAGTAGAAAATGTCTCTTTGCACTGTAATTTGCCTAAATTTATATGGAAATCATAGTGAGAAAATAAATACGGATGAACGTGAGAATAGGTAAGTTTGCTCTTCACACGTGTTTTTCAGAAGTGTCTCTGTTGCTGCTCAGTCTTCTATTTTCAATTTAAATTCCACTTTTCCTTCATATGGATCATGAACATTATCAAAGGTAATTCCAGCTCCGATGATTTTGCACACTATTTTAAGTTCGACATTCCTTGTAATGTTGAGAAATTTCACAGCTACCAAAGGATTGCTGTAGCTGGGctaggagggggggggggaaaaaccaacaaactttAATTTTACACTACccatttaaaaatgaagtctTAAAATTAGCCTTCTCCCCCGTTCTCGTAAGATTGCAGAGTTGATCCATACGTTTCATCTTACGcaaagataaagaagaaaagtgGTACTGAAATACACGAGCACCCACCTGTGCCTTTTTCCCGTAGTAGGGGAAGTAGTGCAGGTTGAAGGTCCCGTTCACGGGGTAGTAGTCCACCTCCAGCGGGCGAGACTCGTCACCCTGTTCGTAAAGCAAGAGAGAAGGTTCATTGCCTGGGCAAtcagaagccagccctgggcaagTGTTTTACAGCTGCTAACAGCTGCGTAGTGTCTGTTAAAACTCAAGTTCAGCAGTCTGTTTAGCGCcggtcttatttttatttttgaaataaaagcgTAAATCTCCCTCTGTTGCTAttgccaaaaaaataaagaggCAAGTATTGTTTCAGAGCAGTTGTGAATCGAGTGAATGGGGACCTGCTGAAACGTGCAGAGAgcctgcaggagctgctctgggcaGTGAACTTCACTACTGGGAGCTGAAAGCAAACGGCAAATGCTCTTCTCTGCggcacagaaaaacaatttttcaggTGATTTAAAATGAacgtctttttttgttgttcttaggATGTCTGCCGGTGCAAGAAATTGCACAGAACTGAGAATATTCCCAGTATTTGGCCAGAGTGAGCTGATTTCCAGAGCTGCAGAGTGATGTTTCTGGTCGCAGCTGCGCTTCACTTGCTATCAGAGCTACAGTGCCTGAAATTTTGGAGACTCGGACCTCATACACTTACCACGTATGTGCAGTCCACCCTTGGTGCAGTGCCGTTGCCAGGGAGAAACTTGATAATCTGAAATAGAAAACACACATTTGGTCATTTCAGAGATTCTTTTGAGTTAAAAATGAGCAAACGATTGAGCTTCCCAGGACGCTTAATGTGTTTCTGCGTAAGGCGCTGTCAAACAGAACATCTCGTCCTATGTACCCGGGTGAAAAACGATGCCGTGGCTGGATTTTTGGGGAGCGGAGGAGCACTGCAGGTGGGTGCGAGCCTGGCCGGGTGCAATCCCCAGCAATTCCAGCTCATTTACCCACACGTACCACTTGCTCTTTCTGATGCCCAGGCAGCCAGGGGTCTCTTAGAACAGCTAATTGCGTGACAGTAAAGGAAGAGCTGAATCTCTGTCCTTTTCTTCTTGTGCCTTGTTAGAAAACCTTGGCTTTGGCAGAAACCCTCGGGCCTGTCTGATCCTACAAAAAGAGCAGGGTCGCATCCTGTAGCTCCTCTCGTAGTTGGATCTCACACAGATTCTTGAAAATGTCTAGGGTGGAAGCCAAACCAAAAATCAAGTGGTTTTGTCTATTGGGAACTGGAGGATAATCTGAGCTCTTCACTTTCTACCAAAATTGAACTAGAAGGCTCAGAATTTtacctgaaaacaaaaataaaatgcttgtgcTTTTGCCTATGtcctaaaaaaattaaaggagaCATAGCAGggttccctttttcctttccaaaaaacACGTGTTGGTGgtttgtactgaaaaaaaaataaaaatcctgcagGTTTGAATTTTGGTTTTATAGATTCTACTAAAGATTTTCTTTGCAACCTGGAGGAATAAGGTGTGCGAATATCACCCCTCTGAAATCACTTCAGTTACTGTCACATCTTAACGCCCCAGCTGAAGGCACGGGATCGCGGTGTTGCAGAATGAAACTGGTTTACGTACTGGTTTACGCCGGACAAGCGTGCTATGGGGATGCTGCCAAAACTAAACGAAAGGCAAAGCTCTAGAGAGTGAGTTCAGAGATCGCTTTGCATTCCTGGGGGTGGTGACCAAGTCTCACAATTTCTCCGGTAACTCCGGAGGTCTCTTGGGAAAAGCACATGGATTTGTCTTCCCAGTACAAAGCAGAGATGGGAGCCCGTGCCAGCGGACGATACGGCAGCTCCCCAGCGGGGACTGGAGCTATCGGGGGGTTTCTCGGTCAATTCTTTCCTGCTCAGCACCTTGAGCTCGTACTTACCCTgttcatttttataataaaacagGGGGTTCCTTCTGGAAATCCAAAAGTCGGATCTGTGATGCCAGAGCAGTTTTGAAGCATATCTGAGGTAAATTTGCAggagagttttgttttatttgggccGTCGAAGGTGTCCTGGATGAAGTATGTGTCACTGGTGCAGTTGATGTTGAGGTGCTGAGCAGCTGGCGTATATGCTAGACgtgtgaaggaagaaagaaaaattccccTCTGAAGTTTTTCATGTGTAAATTATGCATCCCGTTATCAGGCTGGTTGTGTCATGGGAGTTGGGATTCAAGAGGAGTTGGGATTAGGTGGCATGAGGAAAGTTtaaattgtttgggggttttttagaatACCcaggtaaagcaaaaaaaaagatcaaattgagTTAAGACTGGCAGTTTGTGTTGACAGCTCCATataaattctttttcaaatataatttttctcAATATGTGTATGAGAAACACAGAAATAGGATATTAAGGCCCAAAAAGAATATAAACGTGTTAAGAGATGAACAGGCAAATGGGAGCACCTAACCTGCTTTGACTGTGCGCTCTGATCACACCGTGCAACAGCTTCACAAGACTCGCTACGGCACTTCGGTATTTGTACTCATGGACGGTATTAGATTAATTTAGGTGAGACTAATTTTGaagaccttttttcttccctcttccttcaaACTGTTGGCCTATTTTATTAAGGATTAAACAAAGGAAAGGCTCTGAAGCAGGGCTCTGCTTTTAATAGACATGTTTACATAATGTTTGATATATAGATTCATGAGGTGATTTGCTCATCCCTTCCAGAAGATGTGCTTTCCACTCAAAATCTGTGATTTCAGAAGGGCAAATAGAAAATGGGAGCACCGACTTAAGGTCCTCAGGCCTGACTCAGGAGACGTGACAGCACATTTCTTCAATATTACGCAGGAAACTCATTTTTACCTGTCAGGAATGTCTGAAGAGTTGTCACTAAACCTTCCCAGGTTTTGTTGTCGGATACGTTGTAGTAAATTTGTAGTCCTCTGTCCCCATAAACGTCGGGTCGTAACGTTACACctttggggggggagaaaagggaaggcaAAGCAGAGGAGAGGTGCCAGGCACAGATTTGTTTATCTAAATTGACAGTAGTTATTGTAAGCGTGGGAGATCCCCAGGCTTTGCTGGGGAGGATTTAAGCACGTACAGAAACCGTTTCAGCTGTGAGTTGTTCCACCTAAAGCCTCTGCTGCTgctaaattcttttcttttcatgtatATCCATGCTGTTATCAGAACAGCTTGCAAAATCATTCCAGCAATTGCCCTGGATTTCCCCAGGACTTGTTAACAATAACAGTTATAATAGTCACGTCAGGTTAAAGAAACCCATCGTACTGCAGCGtgagaaacagcttttgaaaaagcCACACTTAATATTTTACAGGAATTGTTTTGCCAGCAAACACCAAACTTACTGAACATTGGGAGAGGAAGCTTCAAAATACGTCATCAGCAGACAGAATAATTTTTAGGGCTACAGCTTTGAAAAAcgtcattttttcccctcccgtTCTTAAAACAAGCCGTTGGCAGGGTGAAGTTTTAGCAGTGTGTGCTGACGATCTCTCACTGATGATCTCCCCGGCCTCACTTCATGTCCCAAAAATCTTCATTCCTAATCCCATCTGTCTTTGTCTTATTTTTACTTGCTTGGCCACTGGCACAGCACATCCCAGCAGGGATTCCTGCTCCCCCAGGGACTTTCCAAGCCGCCGGCAAGTGTGGAAATACCCACCGCAGGCTGCTCGCCCCAGCACCCCTCCGTCTTGCCGGGCACCCCAAGACCCTCtggcttttttggggggctgGAGCAGAAACCAGGGTTTTCCCAGGGGCTAAGCCCTGCCCGTGGGGAGAGGAGGTGCCCCACAGCCCGGGGAGGGCTTCGCCACTTGCAGGGGACTGCTCATCTCAATAGCGTgatgaaataaatgaatatatattcatttatattatatttattattatattgtatttactattatatttgttttgttatgttaTATATGTTCatgaatatattaatatatattttaaatatataaatatatatatataaatgaataaataaatgtgggttgttttttttttaagtcgaAAAGTGCTTTCAGGCAGAGGTTAAACTTTGTAGGGAATGTTTGGGCAGAATCCACCTGATTTATTCCACGTTTGTCTCTCCTCGCACCCAGGCTCTACCGATGCCTCCCAGCCCCACACAGCCTGGGGGGGGTTAATTcccccccagggcagcagcaggcggGACCGTGGCCGTACCTGGGGATTTCAGCTGGTCCTGGTAATCCGGCTCGTATGGATTCACCGTCCTCATTAAAGAATAGATGGAGAGCGCGAACAGCCCCGACATCACCACATAGAAAGCCAGGTAGTACAGGCTGATccacactgtggaaaaaaaaaaaagaggtaaaaatctcattttttgaGCAAGGTGGTACAGCGATCCCTCCACGGCCAGGACCGTCCCAGCAGCCGTGGCCGTCTCCTTTCCACCCTTGGTCCCAGGGAGGTTTTCCCTGCGAAGGGACAGGTGGTTGGGATCTTCTTCTCTACACTCAAAAGAATATTCTCTGAGAAAAATTTGGCTGTAAATTTGTTCAGTTTTACAAGGATTTTCGAAGTAGTTGGTGCTTAGCTCAGATTATTTAAAGCTTAAAAGATTGTGTGGCCTCTTGAGGTAACTTCACATATCGAGACCATTTATTTACTTACTACGTGTGGACTAAGTGACACAGCCGAGGTATCTCCTCAACAAAACCAAGTTGCTCCTGGTGTTGTTTGGATGGCAGATGTCGGTATTTCGGGCGTGTTGAATTTAGACCTCACTGCCTTTTACAGCTGAACTCACCTTCAGCGAAATGTGTCATCTTCCTATTTTATGCAGGTGTTAGATGCAGAATAGTGCTGGGTTCCTGTCTGCGTGGGCATAATGTGTCTTAGATGTGGCTGGTGCCCTCCAAGCAGCCAGGGGTTATTTTTGGGGGGCCGTCAGAAACCGCTCCTTGTAATCACGGGCGCCTCGTAGCACCTTCTTCTCTCCAAACTcacattttggtttcattttctgtaaaattctGGTTTTAAGAGTGGCCAATAAGCTACACTTGTGGGCTTCACGGTAGACAAAAAACACGTGGAAGCTTGCGGCTACGGTCTGTGGGAAGAGCAAGGACCTTCCTCGCCACGGTCAGGGCTGCCCTTCCCAGAACGTCAATCAGAAAACACATCATCCTTGTAGACAGGGGTTTGGCTATGGGCAGGGAGACTCAGCTGAAATATGCTCTAGCACGCGGTGATAAGAGAGGAGATCTACTGAGCAGACAATAATTTAGAAAGGAATTTTGGCAAAGCAAAATGTGTTTCCAGAGAATTGGACAAAACCCACCCATTGAGCAAAATTCTCCGTACGTCAGAACCCTCTTTAGTCATCAGCGTCAGAACCGCACTGTAACATCACCCTTAGCTATTAACAAGTTACCTGTTAACGTGTGAAGTTTTGTCGTTTTGAAGTATTTGCTCCAAAACCAGTTTAAAGTCTTCTTACATTTGGAGGAACTACTTGGATCAATGTTTTGATCTAATTGATTCGACTTATAGGGCCACCCTAGAAGTGGCTCACAAGCAAATATGAGAACTGGTGGCTTCAACAACTACAACACATCTGCCACCATATTATGTCGCATTCATTAGGACAacgaccccccccccgccccccccgcaaGGTTTTCAAGCataccagaagaaaaagaagacccTTGCATGTGAAAACCTACCCCAGTTAATTAAGGTCCTTCCCATGAAGAGCTTTGTCTCTGGATTCCAGACAAAACGACGGAAATTTTCCATCCGTTCGCTGCaggtctttttttcatttaaagttgCCATTTTCTCACAAAATTTCCCTAAACCACGTCCTCCTCAGAAACTAAGAAATTCAACCGGTGCCCAAACAGTCGCCCAAGAAAAACACTTTGGTTTTTATACCTTCTTCTCGGCTGAAGGTCACTGAGATTACTTCCTATACCAATGAAAGCCCCTGCTCACCATTATCAACCAGCAGCAGATACCGTTCTTTATAAAGGGTGTCGATAATGCTGGGGCTGAGGCTGGCAAGGAAAAGTTCGCTCCTATCAAAtgcccttctcctttctcttgaTGCCTTAGCAGATCGGCAGAGTTACGCATTTTGCCAAGTGCCCGTAGGGCTTGCGATAGACTTGGTGCGATAGCTGTTATCAGAGCAGATAAAGCGAAGGAGAACTTGTTTCTCtctgggtttgtggggttttttttttccgattAACCTGCAAATAGTGGCTATAACTCTCCCACTACAACCTGTAGCTATCTGTTGGGATATAGCGGATGGCAGcgggagtgaggggggggggacattTGTCTTGTTGCGCGGCTGGGGAAATCAGGTTCGAcgtttttctgttttgtgcagGAAATGTTTTTAGGTGATCTCTGATGACGCTAACTCAGCTTCAGAGTACGTACGATAAAAAGTTTTGCCATATGCCAAGGCAGAGAACATACAGGCGTCAGTTAATTACCGACGGCTCCGGCGTTTTTTGAGAAGCAGGTCCCC
It encodes the following:
- the ATP4B gene encoding LOW QUALITY PROTEIN: potassium-transporting ATPase subunit beta (The sequence of the model RefSeq protein was modified relative to this genomic sequence to represent the inferred CDS: substituted 1 base at 1 genomic stop codon) produces the protein MATLNEKKTCSERMENFRRFVWNPETKLFMGRTLINWVWISLYYLAFYVVMSGLFALSIYSLMRTVNPYEPDYQDQLKSPGVTLRPDVYGDRGLQIYYNVSDNKTWEGLVTTLQTFLTAYTPAAQHLNINCTSDTYFIQDTFDGPNKTKLSCKFTSDMLQNCSGITDPTFGFPEGTPCFIIKMNRIIKFLPGNGTAPRVDCTYVGDESRPLEVDYYPVNGTFNLHYFPYYGKKAQPSYSNPLVAVKFLNITRNVELKIVCKIIGAGITFDNVHDPYEGKVEFKLKIEDXAATETLLKNTCEEQTYLFSRSSVFIFSL